CTTCGGCGGCAAGACGTACTGCCTGCGCAACGACATCGCCCCCACCGTCCTGTGGTATGACGCGACGCTGATGAAGCGGTACGGCTACCAGGTCCCCAAGACCTGGGCCGAGTACCAGCGGACCGGCCTGAAGGCGGCCGAGGAGCACCCCGGCACCATCGTCGGAGCCGTCAACGGCAAGTACGGCGCCGGCATCTACTTCGGCAGCAGCGGCTGCGCCACCCGCGACACCCTCAGCCTCACCGAGGTCCACATAGACCTGGGCCAGGCTAACTGCACCCGAGTCGCCGATCTGCTCCAGCCGCTCGCCCGCGAGAAGGCCGTCACCACCGTCGTACCCATCGACCCCGGCTTCGCCAAGTTCGGCAAGGGCGACCAGATCCTCATGCTGCCCGCCCCGGCCTGGTTCGGCGACTTCATGTTCGGCCCTGCCTTCAAGGTGCCCAAGGGCCGGATCGCCGCCGCCCCCATGCCCACCTGGTCCGGCGAGAGCAAGCCCTACGCCGGACAGGTCGGCGGCGGTGCCTTCCTCGTCTCCGCGCACGCCGGGGAGCGCACCAAGGAGGCGGCGGATCTCGTGCGCTGGATGACCACCGACGTGACCCTCCAGGCGGAGCAGCCGACCTACCCCGCTTTCACGGCGGCCGCGAAGAAGTGGGGCGAGGCCAAGTCGAAGGACCCGTACTACGCCGCCGATCCGATGCCCGCCCTGACCGCTGCCGCGAGCGCACTGCGTCCCGGCTTCGGCGCGGTCCGCTTCGAGGCCGACTGGCAGAGCAGCTTCAACGACACGCTCGTCAAGGCGATCGACTCCGGCGGCAACCTCCGCAGCGCACTCGGGAGTTGGCAGGACAAGCTGGAAGCGGCGGCCAAGACCAGCGGGTACACGGTCGGATGAAAACGCTCACGACACCCCGTCCGTCCGCGGTCGCGGCGCCGGTACCGGTGACACCCCGCCGCCGGCGCCGCCCCGCCCGCAGTGCCGCCGTCTGGATCCTCGTCGGCCCGTACACCGTGTTCCTCGTGGTCTTCGGGCTCGCGCCCGCCGGGTACGCCCTGTGGACCTCGTTCGTCGACAAGGGCTCCTTCACCGGCGGGCGCGACTGGACGACCGTGTTCGAGGACTACCGGCTCGCCGACGCGGCCGCCAACGTGGCGACCTATCTGCTGCTGTGGCTGCCGATCCTGCTGCTGACCGTCCTGTCCCTCGCCTTCACCCTGCACGCCCGCCCAGGCCGCACGACGAGCGCGCTCCAACTCATCTACTACCTGCCCGGCGCGGTCACCGGCTCGGCCGCGGCCTTGCTGTGGCTGTTCATGGTCAGCCCGGACAGCAGCCCGTTCTCACCCCTGCTCAAGCTGATGGACATCCAGAGCGCCACGGAGGCGCTGTCCGGCGGCAGCGTCATCGCCGTCCTCACCGTGATGGGCGTCGCGGTGCACGCGGGCGGCTGGATCGTGGTCCTGTACGGGGCGCTCAACGCGCTCCCGAAGGATGTCCTGGAGGCCGCGCAGGTCGATGGCGCCTCGGCCTGGCGGACCATGTGGCACGTCAAGCTGCCGATGGTCCGCACGTACGTCGCCTTCGTGCTGATCTCCAGTTTCGCCTCCGGCAGTCAGGTGTTCGTCGAGCCGACCGTGCTGTCCACCGGCGCCCCCGGCCAGATCAGCCCCACCTGGTCCGTCAACCAGCTCGCCTACACCTACGCCACCCAGGACGGCGACTTCGGCAAGGCCGCCGCGCTGTCGCTGGCCATGCTCGCGGTCGGAGTCCTGGCCGCCTGGATCGTGATCACCCGCACCCGCATGTACGCCACCGACTCCTCCGACTCCCGGTGAGTGAAGCGATGACCGCTCTGTCGCGCGGCGCCCGCGCCCTGTTCCTGCTCGGCGCGGCCGTCTTCTTCGGACTGCCCCTGCTCTGGCTGCTTCTCGCACCCACCCGCACGGCCGACGACCTGACCACCGGCTCACCCCTCGGCTTCGGCTCGCTGGGCAACGTGGGCGACGCCTGGTCACACCTGACGTCGTACAACGACGGCCAGATCACCCTGTGGATCGGCAACTCGATCATCTACGCGGCGGCCAGCGTGGCCATCTCGCTGCTGCTGTGCGTCCCCGCGGGCTATGCGCTCGCCAAACACGACTTCGCCGGCCGCCGGGCCCTGCTCACCCTGTCGATCGTGACGATGATCCTTCCCCCGGCCGCGCTGGTGCTCCCGCTGTACCTGGAGATGTCGGCACTCAACCTCACCGGCACGGTCTGGTCGGTGATCCTTCCGCTGTCCTTCTACCCCTTCGGCGTCTACCTCGCCTTCCTGCACTTCCAGGCGAACCTGCCCGACAGCCTGCTGGACGCCGGACGCGTCGACGGGGCGAGCGAATTGCGGCTGTTCTGGTCGGTGGCGGTGCCGCTGGCCCGCCCCGCCATCGCGCTGATCGCCTTCTTCGGCTTCGTCCGCTGCTGGACCGACTTCTTCCTGCCCTTCGTGATGCTCTCCGACGACCGCACCTTCACCCTCCAACTCGGCCTGATGTCCCTGCTCCAGTCCACCGGCGCGGTCAACAACTCCAGCGGCTTCGCCGACCTCGACATCCACCAGCCGGAGGCGGCCCTGGCCGGACTCGTGGCCTGCGCGCCGCTGCTGATCGGATTCGTCCTCGCCCAGCGCTTCCTGCGCACCGGGCTGCTGGCCGGGGCGGAGAAGGGCTGATGGACGAGGACGCACGTACCGAACTGGCCTCCGAAGTACGGGACTTGGTGGATCCCCTGGTGTCCCGCTTCAGCGCGGGCCGGGCGCGCGTACGGCTCGGCGTGAACACCGCGATCCACGACGACACGGCCGCCGAACTGGAGGCTTTCGCCCGGCCACTGTGGGGACTGGCGCCCCTCGCGGCGGGCGGACAGACGGTGCCGCACGCCGAGTTGTGGGTCCGAGGGCTCGCCCACGGCAGCGATCCCGCGCACCCCGAGTACTGGGGCGAGCCCGTCGACCACGACCAGCGCATCGTCGAGATGGCCGCCATCGGCTTCGCGCTCGCCCTCGCCCCCGAGAAGTGGTGGGACCCGCTGAGCGGCCCCGAACGCGACCGGCTCGCCCGCTGGCTGCTCAGCGCGCTGCCCCGGCAGACCACCGACAACAACTGGCTCTTCTTCCCGGTGCTCATCAGCCTCGCCCTCGACCGGGTGGGGGTGCCCTACGACCGTTCGCTGATCACCACCCGCCTCGACCGCCTGGAGACCTTCTGGCTCGGTGACGGCTGGTATGCGGACGGCCCCACCGAACGGCGCGACTACTACGTCCCGTGGGCCATGCACTTCTACGGCCTGCTGTACGACACCCTGACCGGCGGCGACCGCTTCAAGGAACGGGCCGCCCGGTTCGCCGGCGACTTCCGGCACTGGTTCGCCGCCGACGGCGCCGCCGTCCCCTACGGCCGCAGTCTGACCTACCGCTGGGCGCAGGCCGCCTTCTGGGGCGCGTTGCCCTTCGCGGGCGTCGACGTACTGCCGTGGGGCGAGGTGAAGGGCTATCTGCTGCGGCATCTGCGCTGGTGGCGCGGACGGCCGGTGACCGGGCCCGACGGGCTGCTGTCCGTCGGGTACGGCTATCCGCAGCCCGCGCTGGCCGAGCAGTACAACGCGCCGGGCTCGCCCTACTGGTCGCTCAAGGCGTATCTGCCGCTCGCGCTGCCGGAACAGCACGCGTTCTGGACCGCCAAGGAGGAGCCGGCTCCCGTCCTGCCCGCCGTCAGCGCCCAGCCGCACGCCGGGGCGGTGCTGATGCGCACGCACGGCGACGTCACCCTCCTCGCCGGGCGCCAGCACCACCCGTGGGTGCGCCATGGCGCCGAGAAGTACGCCAAGTTCGCGTACTCCACCCGCTTCGGCTTCAGCCTGCCGAACGGCACGCTCGGACTCGAACAGGGCGCCTACGACTCGATGCTGGCGCTGAGCGACGACGGCGGGGCGCACTACCGGGTGCGCGAGGAGCCGGCCGCGCACTACGTCACCGCCGACACGGTCCTCAGCACCTGGCACCCGTGGCCCGACGTGGAGATCACCACCTGGCTGACGGCAGCCGCACCCTGGCACGTGCGCACCCACCGCATCCGCACCGCTCGCGCCCTGCACACCGCCGAGGGCGGCTTCGCCGTCGACCGGGACGCGGGCACGGACCGCGAGAGCGGACCGGGACACGCACGGGTGTCGGCCCCCGCGGGACTCACCGGACTGCGCGACCTCGACGGCCGACGCCAGGGCGAGGTCGTCGACTGCCTGCCCGGCACGAACGTCCTCGCACGACGCACCGCCCTGCCCGTACTCGCAGGCCGACTCCCGCCCGGCGAGCACTGGTTGAGGTGTGCCGTGCTCGGAGCCCCGGACGGAAGCGAAGCCGAGACGGCGTGGCGAGAACCTCCGCCTCTCACACATCCGACGCCCCTCACACGGCCGACGACCACCGCACATCCCCCGACCACCGCACATCCGACGACTGGAGACGGGACTTGAGACTCAGACATCTGTCCGTACTGGCCGCCGTGACCGCGCTGCTGACCTCCCCGGTCCAGGCGCAGGCGGCGCAGCCCGGACACACCTACCACGTCGCCCCACGAGGCAATGACCACGCGTACGGCACGCAGGCAAGCCCTCTGCGCACCATCGGCGCCTGCCTCGACCGCGTCCGCCCCGGCGACACCTGCCTGATCCACAAAGGCACCTACCGGGAACAGTTCACCCCTCCCTCCGGTACCGAGGGCGCCCCGATCACGATCGCCGCGTACGGCGACGGCCCGGTGACCGTCGACGGGACCGAGAAGGTGACCGGCTGGAAGGCCGCGGGCGGCGGACTGGTCGCCACCGACACCGACCTGCCGCCCGACCCCGACTTCAACGCGGTGTTCCTGGACAACGCCCGTGCGGCGGAGGGCCGTTGGCCCAACTCCGGGGCCGATCCGCTGAACGCCACCTGGGCCGAGGCCGACACCACCTCCACCGACCAGCACATCGACGACACCGACCTGCCCGGCGCCGACTGGACCGGCGCCACCGTGCACCTGTGGGCGGGGTCCAACCCCTGGGCCCAGCAGACCGGCACGGTCACGGCTACCTCGCCGGGCAAGCTGGACTTCAAGGGCGGCAACTACCGCTGCCCACCGCTGTGCATGGGCAACCAGACCTACCGCAACTACTACCTCGTCGGATCGAAGGCCGCCCTCGACCAGCCGGGGGAGTGGTACTACGACAAGACCGAACACCGCCTCTACCTGGTCCCCCCGAAGGGCGGCATCGCCGGCCACACGGTGACCGCCAAGCACCGGCTGTGGGGCGTCGACCTGAGCGAGAGCTCGTACGTCACCGTCCGCGGCCTCAGCCTGTGGGGAACCTCCCTGCGAACAGGCCCGTCCAGCAAGGGCGTTGTGGTCGACCGACTGCACGCCACCTACATCTCCGAGTTCTCCACCCTGCCCATGCCGCCGGACAGCGATCTCGCGATCGAACCGTTCGAGGGCCACATCGTCGCCTCCCGCATCCTCGACTCGGGTGTGCAGATCCTCGGCACCGGCAACACCCTCAAGAACAGTGAGATCGCTCAGTCGGCCGGCAACGGCGTACTGGTCCGCGGCACCGGCAACACCGTCACCAACAACTACATCCACGACGTCGGCTGGATGGGCAGCTACACCCCCGGCATCGAGATCAACGGCAACGGCCACACCGTCACCCACAACACGATCCGGCGCACCGGACGGGCCGCCATCGACACCGCCTGGCAGCTCAACGGCACCGAATTCCACGACAACCGCATCGCCTACAACGACATCTCCGAGGCGATGCGCACCTCCCGAGACGGCTCACCCTTCTACGTCTGCTGCAGCCTGAACGGCTCCGGCACCTCCATCGACCACAACACCGCGCACGACGCCGACGGCCAGAACGGCTACTACATCGACAACTACTCCGGCCACTTCCGGCTGCATCACAACGTCGCCTGGAACACCGGAAGCCGGGGCGTCTACTTCAACGGTCACACCGGCCCCAGCATCGCCAACGAGGACCACAACTCCAGTTACGGGGTCGGCATCAACGTCGTCTCGTCCGCCATCGGCGGCGCGACGGACGCCTCCGGCTCGTACCTCAGCAACATCGTCGGACCCAGGCCGGTCACCGCGACACCGGTCGGGGACCCGCTGCCTATCGTCCGCTCCAACCTGATCAGCGAGAAACCCGGCTACACGGACGCCGTCAACGGCGAACTGTGGCTGACGCCCGGATCGCCCGCCATCGACGCGGGCGAGGTCATCGACGGCATCACGACCGACGTCCGCGGCACGGCTCCCGACCAGGGGGCCTACGAGTACGGCGCCCCCATCTGGTCGACCGGCTGCGACCTGCCCGGCTGCCGGCAGCGGGTGCGGCACGGCAACTGGAGTGCCACCGCGAGCGACGGCACCGAGGCCTCCGCCACCGTCGACGG
This window of the Streptomyces sp. SAI-127 genome carries:
- a CDS encoding DUF2264 domain-containing protein; the protein is MDEDARTELASEVRDLVDPLVSRFSAGRARVRLGVNTAIHDDTAAELEAFARPLWGLAPLAAGGQTVPHAELWVRGLAHGSDPAHPEYWGEPVDHDQRIVEMAAIGFALALAPEKWWDPLSGPERDRLARWLLSALPRQTTDNNWLFFPVLISLALDRVGVPYDRSLITTRLDRLETFWLGDGWYADGPTERRDYYVPWAMHFYGLLYDTLTGGDRFKERAARFAGDFRHWFAADGAAVPYGRSLTYRWAQAAFWGALPFAGVDVLPWGEVKGYLLRHLRWWRGRPVTGPDGLLSVGYGYPQPALAEQYNAPGSPYWSLKAYLPLALPEQHAFWTAKEEPAPVLPAVSAQPHAGAVLMRTHGDVTLLAGRQHHPWVRHGAEKYAKFAYSTRFGFSLPNGTLGLEQGAYDSMLALSDDGGAHYRVREEPAAHYVTADTVLSTWHPWPDVEITTWLTAAAPWHVRTHRIRTARALHTAEGGFAVDRDAGTDRESGPGHARVSAPAGLTGLRDLDGRRQGEVVDCLPGTNVLARRTALPVLAGRLPPGEHWLRCAVLGAPDGSEAETAWREPPPLTHPTPLTRPTTTAHPPTTAHPTTGDGT
- a CDS encoding extracellular solute-binding protein, with the translated sequence MKRWRAASLTAAAALALVLSGCGGTGGGADGGSGGGKGELLVWVDNTRMPAAQQYKKAHPDLKMRIVTIPPDAGYVPTKISLANRTKSGWPDVVFLANPAEAATLASEKFGYAAPLDDLVPKSVRDGFTPGSLDTCTFGGKTYCLRNDIAPTVLWYDATLMKRYGYQVPKTWAEYQRTGLKAAEEHPGTIVGAVNGKYGAGIYFGSSGCATRDTLSLTEVHIDLGQANCTRVADLLQPLAREKAVTTVVPIDPGFAKFGKGDQILMLPAPAWFGDFMFGPAFKVPKGRIAAAPMPTWSGESKPYAGQVGGGAFLVSAHAGERTKEAADLVRWMTTDVTLQAEQPTYPAFTAAAKKWGEAKSKDPYYAADPMPALTAAASALRPGFGAVRFEADWQSSFNDTLVKAIDSGGNLRSALGSWQDKLEAAAKTSGYTVG
- a CDS encoding carbohydrate ABC transporter permease produces the protein MTALSRGARALFLLGAAVFFGLPLLWLLLAPTRTADDLTTGSPLGFGSLGNVGDAWSHLTSYNDGQITLWIGNSIIYAAASVAISLLLCVPAGYALAKHDFAGRRALLTLSIVTMILPPAALVLPLYLEMSALNLTGTVWSVILPLSFYPFGVYLAFLHFQANLPDSLLDAGRVDGASELRLFWSVAVPLARPAIALIAFFGFVRCWTDFFLPFVMLSDDRTFTLQLGLMSLLQSTGAVNNSSGFADLDIHQPEAALAGLVACAPLLIGFVLAQRFLRTGLLAGAEKG
- a CDS encoding sugar ABC transporter permease yields the protein MKTLTTPRPSAVAAPVPVTPRRRRRPARSAAVWILVGPYTVFLVVFGLAPAGYALWTSFVDKGSFTGGRDWTTVFEDYRLADAAANVATYLLLWLPILLLTVLSLAFTLHARPGRTTSALQLIYYLPGAVTGSAAALLWLFMVSPDSSPFSPLLKLMDIQSATEALSGGSVIAVLTVMGVAVHAGGWIVVLYGALNALPKDVLEAAQVDGASAWRTMWHVKLPMVRTYVAFVLISSFASGSQVFVEPTVLSTGAPGQISPTWSVNQLAYTYATQDGDFGKAAALSLAMLAVGVLAAWIVITRTRMYATDSSDSR
- a CDS encoding discoidin domain-containing protein; this translates as MRLRHLSVLAAVTALLTSPVQAQAAQPGHTYHVAPRGNDHAYGTQASPLRTIGACLDRVRPGDTCLIHKGTYREQFTPPSGTEGAPITIAAYGDGPVTVDGTEKVTGWKAAGGGLVATDTDLPPDPDFNAVFLDNARAAEGRWPNSGADPLNATWAEADTTSTDQHIDDTDLPGADWTGATVHLWAGSNPWAQQTGTVTATSPGKLDFKGGNYRCPPLCMGNQTYRNYYLVGSKAALDQPGEWYYDKTEHRLYLVPPKGGIAGHTVTAKHRLWGVDLSESSYVTVRGLSLWGTSLRTGPSSKGVVVDRLHATYISEFSTLPMPPDSDLAIEPFEGHIVASRILDSGVQILGTGNTLKNSEIAQSAGNGVLVRGTGNTVTNNYIHDVGWMGSYTPGIEINGNGHTVTHNTIRRTGRAAIDTAWQLNGTEFHDNRIAYNDISEAMRTSRDGSPFYVCCSLNGSGTSIDHNTAHDADGQNGYYIDNYSGHFRLHHNVAWNTGSRGVYFNGHTGPSIANEDHNSSYGVGINVVSSAIGGATDASGSYLSNIVGPRPVTATPVGDPLPIVRSNLISEKPGYTDAVNGELWLTPGSPAIDAGEVIDGITTDVRGTAPDQGAYEYGAPIWSTGCDLPGCRQRVRHGNWSATASDGTEASATVDGDINTRWTGAAPQAAGQFLTVDLGESKTFDRLSLDAGRDTRGQPYGFTVSVSRDGTNFSDPLARVSGRSFTQDAVFPAQTTARYIRITLTASGPAPWVVNDIRLYGDGPDATSTLQAERATSVRGVERGTAATGVLGSGDWVAFRKANLRGDNLTARLNSACARGCSLQLRLDAPDGPVAAVVPVTGAGDWQKQSVRLNREVTGAHDLYLVAKGTGPVAALDWLTIRP